A single window of Mangifera indica cultivar Alphonso chromosome 18, CATAS_Mindica_2.1, whole genome shotgun sequence DNA harbors:
- the LOC123201712 gene encoding TIR-only protein-like produces MSRFLFRQNLQTCDVFINHRGIDTKRTVATLLYDHLSRLNLCPFLDNKNMKPGDKLFDKINSAIKGCKIGVTVFSPRYCESYFCLHELALIMESKKKVIPIFCDIKPSELRVPDNGKCPANEVQRFNRALEEAKYTVGLTFDSLKGNWSEVVTNASDIVINSLMEIESED; encoded by the exons ATGAGCCGCTTCTTGTTCCGCCAGAACCTTCAAACCTGCGACGTGTTTATCAACCACAGAGGGATTGACACGAAGCGAACGGTCGCCACTTTGCTGTACGATCATCTTTCACGGCTGAATTTATGCCCGTTCTTGGACAACAAGAACATGAAGCCCGGCGATAAGTTATTTGACAAGATTAACAGCGCCATCAAGGGTTGCAAAATTGGCGTCACTGTGTTTTCACCTCGTTATTGTGAGTCGTATTTTTGCCTTCATGAATTGGCTCTTATCATGGAGTCGAAGAAGAAGGTTATCCCTATATTCTGTGACATCAAGCCGTCGGAACTTCGTGTCCCCGACAATGGGAAATGCCCGGCCAATGAGGTTCAGAGATTCAACCGGGCTCTTGAAGAGGCAAAGTACACCGTTGGGCTCACGTTCGATTCTTTGAAAGG GAACTGGTCAGAAGTTGTGACAAATGCATCAGACATAGTCATTAACAGCTTAATGGAGATTGAGTCTGAAGACTAG